The sequence below is a genomic window from Acanthopagrus latus isolate v.2019 chromosome 12, fAcaLat1.1, whole genome shotgun sequence.
ttttttttttttaatagagagagagagagagagagagacagacagacagacagacagacagagaagccGCTGCCTCATGGAGAACTCTACCACGCACGTAGATGAGATGTGACAGTGGAGCAGTTCAGTAAAGTCGGAAATATTTTCACAGATTCGAACTTCCCAGATCAATAACTCAAAAGTgaaacattgttaaaacacaaacaatgactATTTCCTACTGTAGTAAGTTAGACAACAAGCAATAACCATACTTTCTTCAAAACGAGCAATCCTCCGGGCAGGACATTAACACTGGTGTCTATGGTCAGCCATCTCTGAGACGAGTAGGCGCAGGGACCATATACAAAGTGTAACACCGAAAAGAAATactacaaaaaaatattcaataaatatTCAGTAACTTCACTATTATTCAGTGGATTTTCATGGGGAATGATATTCATTAACTTCACTAATATTCACTGTagtgtcaccaaaatcactCCACACATCAATGGTCTCCTGCTGCCGgcaatgttttgcttttgagtTATTGATCCAGAAGCTCGaatctgtgaatatatttcCAACTTTACCGAACTCAGTCGCCTTCCACTTATTCAACTTGCTtaaatatgagtcatatttcagaagagtgcccatgtgtgtttattaagcTAACTGCTTGTTAATGAGTGTTGAGAATAATCtaatctgacagctgtctgtgttggtcGTTTATCTTGCCACAAATCTTAAACTTCTTCAAGATATTGAGTTcactgtgactttgctgttgtgaACATTGCTGTTCCTACTAACAGTCACAGTAGCAGTCACAGTAGTCATTTCTtgattttgtcacatttttagatgtgtagcctgtatttctagtttgcacttgCCCTCCGATAAATAGCCTAATAATGAACCAGTGTTGTATTGCTTTTTAAGAAGTGCAGCCGAATTGCATGTCTTCCAAACCTCAgtattatgataatgtgaataaactcatgttgacaatAATTTGACGACACAAAATAAGTGGCAATTGCATATCACTCACAGCTACACAGCTAAGAAGTTAGCTTTCTTTAAGTACTTTATTAATTTACATTCATCAATCtacatattgtaaaaaaaaataataattggcGCGCGCAATGCACATGCATGTACTGCCCTTTTCTGAATTTGAGCCCCTGCCCCTCTATAATCATGTGCATGTCCCTGGTtgttccacctcagctccactgacgTAGAcgggtgtgtgtctttgcctccttttaactaaaatcaacaatcagctcctgGCTGACATTGAGCAGCAGATTCCTGTCTGTTCACATTCCTCCCTATATGAACTCTCATAGTTAATCTCATCATTATTTTATGTTCATTGAGTTTTCCAAATCAGCTTTATAAAtcagattgtgttgaatgctgagctgaagtacacaaacagcattctgatgtAGCTGATCTTATTCTCTAGGTGTGTGAAGGGCAGTAGACATGTTGTCCCttgtggatctgttggttctgaaacATAATGGTGAGGATCCAGGCTTTGATGTGCTAGAGaaccagtttctcaaagcacttcatcagGATGGGGGGAGAGCCACAGGTCAGTAGTTACATAGACTAGAGACAACAGACCTTTTAGGTACAGGAAGGATGATGGCTGTCTTGAGGCAGGAGGGAACAGTGTCCTGCCAGAGTGGGATGGGATGACTAGGTATATTATCTGGACCAGCAGCCTTATTCATATTCACTCTCAGCAGGTTTTTCCTCTACAGCCGCTGTGGTTATTGACAGTGGCTGGTCCTCTGGAGGCAGAGTTGACTTCACAGCTGAGTCTTTGTTGAGGAGATCAAAGCTAGCATAAAATCTGTTCAGCTCATCCTGCAGTGTGGCCTCACACATGATGGGGGTGTTCCTGCTTTTGTAGCCTGTGACATTTGAATCTCCTGCCAATATCTTTAGTGTTGTTAGTGTTGAGGTCCTTCTCCAGTCTCTGCTGATGTCTCCTCTTTGCCCCCTTGATGCCAGCTCTCAGTCTTGCTCTGGCTGTGATATATGCTTCTCATGCTGTACCATGTAATAGTAATGTACCAGTGACACAGACAACCCATCTCAGCTTTGTCTCTCCAATCTGAAATGAACTAAAACAAATAACTACCCCAAAGCTGCTTCTAACTTAAGCAGACTGGAGTTCACTGCTCACATAGCAACATTTCAAAGGTCCTGTCTTACCTATGGTCATTGGTGCGGAGCTGACGGCAGCAGCCACAGTCAGAGGAGGTGTAGGGCTGGCAGGAGGTGTAGTCTCAATCCCACTCTCTTCCATCATCTTCTCAGCCTTATACCTTCAATTCAGCCCACAGTATAGCAGCATAAGATGAATCAAATTTAACTTGTTCTTTAGTGAAACAATTataatgcatgcacacatacactgagGTCATTGTGAAGCAATTCAGATATTGATCATAGActtatttacattaaatttgactgtgtgtgtcaaatTTGAATATGAAACCTGTTACATGAATTTGGTCACATCTGGCCATCAACTCAGTTTTTTGTCACTTGCTGTTTCCATACAAGAAAATGACTGACTGTAATAGTTCAGTGCTGTGAAGTATATAGATTTAAACAGAATCTGGGGAAAACAGAGCTGTGGTATCTGGTGgtctaatgaaaataaatgaaaaaaatgaagatggaggattatctccaaaattttcaggaaaacctaaaatcatcagcagaagacTGGCTACTGGGTGCAGCTGGGTGTTCCAACAGAACAACAATCCTAAACATACATCACAAGTGGTAAATTAATGGCTAAATCAGGCTAGAATTGAGGTTGTGGAATGGTCttcccaaagtcctgacttgaaccccatcGAGAACATGTGGACTAGAGCTGCACGATATATAGTTTGAGCACTGTCACTGCGATGTATGTGTACGCAACAGTAACAACGCAGGGCCTGTCATGTAGGAGGCGGACGAACTCATCTAATTTTAagggtacctgacacacactgtgcatgcagactccCGTTTACAAGCTGCTATGCAGACtcactttgaaatgttttgctcaGTCTTGTAATAGACgacacatcacagctgtcaaTTTTAGCTCCCTTGTTTAAAAGGGACGCAACATCAGAATGTTGGCATCTGGACAGAACTCAGTGTGAGCTTCTAACAGAAACCTACAGTCCACAGCTCAGCTGTACACGTGTACAAATACACTCAGCTCTAGCAAAAGACTTGGAAAAAGACTGTGGAAAAAGTGCAACGCATATTTCTATCTAAGAATCCGGGAAATAAGCGTCGGTAGATTTAATATATCCTTTTAAGCTGACAGAACAAATAGTTTGACTACTGACCTGCTAGGTGAGTAGCTTCAGTGTAGCTCACCACTCATGAATTAAATACCGACCCGctttgatgatgtcatgcaaTGCCACGTCATAAGACTCGTCGGAGGGCAACTGCGCCTCTGAGGATGAGATCAGGCGGTGGCAGCGGTGGGCGGAGCCAAACAGCTGCTATCCATCAAGGAAGTCACAAGCACTaaccgaggaggaggagagaggaggacaagagAAGGAGtagagcagagaagaagaaggggcGGGGGGTTGcggggagaagagaagagaagagaagagaagagaagagaagagaagagaagagaaaggggTAGAGGGGGAGGAGTCTACCCgtaaagtgaaaacatgccGGAAACGTGTCAGCAGCAGGCTGCTAAACTCAACTGCGCCTCCGAGCTCAAAGCGGAAGTTCAGCGCGGCCTGACTTGACAGCGCAGTTGAAAACATACACGGGTCGTGGAAAAATTACTACTTTAAATCCTAATTTGTCTTTCAAGCTGGTGCCACTGTGAATTTAGGACATCGACTAAAAGTAAGTCTTTGACTTTTGAAAGAAGTAGAATGAAGCCCGTTAGCTAGGTGCAGTTCCCCTTCACTGATAGGTTGTCATCAAAACAATGTTCCCCTGTTTGGAAATGGGCAAGTTCGGCATACCTCGTCATTCGTGCTAGGCACCAACACGCTGTTTCGTCATTGGCTGAGATTACTGCTTGTTGAATTATGCTGACGTTATTGGCATGTTAGTTGGTTTACCATGTTGGTTTGCCAATCCGTACTAACATTCTGACCAGCATTTAGATATTATTGTTTACCCTAAgccagtggtgtcaaactgatccaggaAAGgaccatgtggctgcaggttttcattccaaccaagcaagaacaaCCAAGaagaatgaaaacctgcagccacatggccctttcCTGGATCAGTCTGACACCACTGCCCTAAGCGTCAGTTAGCTTGTCAAATCTAGCACATATTTGAAACATCCTTTCTTTAGCAGAAACCATAACATTAAGTTAGTTAGTGTGTGATATTAAGACATAGCTGATAttgctgtacacacacaaaaccctccATACTTGATTTTGAACTGCCTGTTGACTAGTCAGTATAATATTACACTCCCCAGCTGAGCCTCATACCTTGCAACACACCCAGACCCACTCCTATTAGGACAGGAAAGGCTGGCTCAAACAGTGGCAGTGCCCCCTCTggtgaatgtagtggagtatttAGCAGCAACTAGTTTGTCACAGACCCTCATCCCCGGTTAATCTGAATCTCCTCTGTCTTGATCTTGCAGATGGGAAATGTCTTTGTCCACTGTCTGGTGTCATGATGACCATTTGCGGTACGTTGTTGCCAGAAGCTTTACCAAAAAGGTGTCGATCAGCCCATGTGAGCCAACCTGAGCTGGATCCAGAGCACATATAAGAGTACTCTGATGAGCCACCTCTCCCTGGTAAAACCATGGAGGAGTCCAGTGTGTCATCTACTGAGAAGCACCAGTGTTACAGTCAGGTGTCGACCAAGCTGGATGGCCAGCTGATTTCTCCAGGGTTGGATGTGTACACCAAACAGCAGTAGGTCAAGGATGTATTTCAATTCTGTTTAAAACACTGTGTCTGATTTTTCATAATAGTCCACTTGATGCAAGTAACAGTGTTGATGACAGTCCTTCTGTCAcagatgtgtttatttcagtgaaaTAGTCCTGGATAAAATAGTTCACCAGAAAGTTCAGTGAAAAAATTTTGACTGCTGATTCTGAGGTGGATTACACAGATACTGGTCTTGAAAAGATGAAGTCTTGATATTATAGACTATTGAAGTCTTGTTTATAAAGAGCTTCCTTGTTTAAAAGAGATTTTAGATTCATCTGACTGCTTGAATTAGTAGACATAAATTAGTTGTGCATATGGATGTCTTGATccgatctgcaggatcgggATCAGGACGTCACTGATCGGGGATCGGCAACTTTGAACGTGGACCCAGGCtcgatttttaaaaaaaatttttttatgtcagagcacaatttgtggcagaacgcAGACGTGTATGTAACGTTACTCTCGCAAACCTAcggataaaatgtctgcagtgtggaaataacgCAACGCGTCCccgtcattttacatgacaacgtaaggaatatgaaaaaagcagtggatgatatgaAGGTACCAAGCGTGTGCTGCGCCTCACACAcctcagctggctgtacacaagggtctgctgtcacagtgcagcgtcacagactcacctgctaacacaagaaGGTGGAGGCCAATGTTGGAAAAGCATATGCAGAAGAGCCATATGAAAATATATTCTTGgtttgaacaaaataaaaaaaacctaataggagcagcttggatgcaggtactttttgTCTTAATGCAGGTATCGTATCAGGACCTGGTATCtgcagatactaaatattaaaggactcagTTCGGGATCGgggtaaaaaaaacctgatcgggacatccctgcttgtgtaattttttaaaatttaactTGCTCCTCCACCGCTCCTCATGGGCTCCTGTAGTTCATAGTGGGCTTTGCCCCCGCattgactttccacagagaaacgaacacaacaacatgcagcgCAACAAGCGCTCGTTCCTAAAAGTGCACTGTCTCGTTAGTAGCTTGGTTTTGTGGCGTTGGACCTCAAACAAACCATGGTCCGCTGCACAGTTTGTTCAAAGGCTGTTGTGACTAAAGACAGCAGACCGACACATTTATCTGGGCCTCTCAAACAGACGCACGTATCGGAGTGGGACACTTCTTGTTCACTACGAGAAgaccgcggcagcccacaaacacccactataaagcagctaacattagcagaatcatttaatcattgtgtcctGTATGAGAAGAAAGGGTCCCGGTTGTCAGCTGTTACAGATGCAGTCACGTTGTATATCGTTAAAGATATAGGAAATAAAcacctttaatttgaaaattagtatagtgACGCTGAGCTGGCAGTATAGCGGCGCAGTCCTGTTATTCCACAGTCTGGGGAGAGCGCTGAAAACCATCTCTAAATAATTTGGACTCCTCCAATCCACAGTCAGACAGATTGTGTACAAATGGAATGAATGGGGTCttgcagcacaacaacaacctTAAGCACACAAGTTGTTCTATCAAAGAATGGTTAAAGAAGAATTAAGTTAATGTTTTGGaatggccaagtcaaagtcctgacctTAATCCAATCGAAATGTTGTGGAAGGACCTGAAGCGAGCAGTGAGGAAACCCACCAACATCCCAGAGTTGAAGCTTGTCTGTACTATGTAGCTGATGAGCCGGACTAATCAACAGTTACTGGAAACATTTAGTTGCAGTTAATGCTGCACAAGAGGGTCACATGAGATACTGAAAGCAAAGGTTCACACACTGTTGCCTCTCCCAGATatgtaatattaataatgaataaatgaccaAGTATaatatttttgtctcttttgtttaaTTGGGTtctgtttatctatttttaGTGCTTgattaaaaatcagattttgtttttaagccaTATTTAtgcataaaaatagaaaattctAAGGGGTTCACAAACTTTCAAGCAACACTGTAAATTGTTaaactgaagttacataaacagaaacacaactggCTAAGCACACTCAAGCTAGCAGATTATCCATTAATTATACTGACATCATTGAACGTaatgcaacaacaaacagaaaaacacatataCCCCCTTGGCTGCATTAACTCAAGGGAAGTGAGTGGACTGCCGGTCTGAGCGATGCCATGTGAAGACATACGTTCCTGAGCTCCCCACTAGATCCATTTTCCaagtttctgtttcttccaACTTCGATTTGAGTAAGTGACTTTTAGGAATAGGTTATCTAACAAATTTATTTCATAACTGTATTTCAGTGGACTGTAGCATATTTCCCATGCAATGCCCAGAATGCACGCACAGAGTAAGATGGTGACAAATGCTAACACCTCCTGCACCAAGACAGCCTTGCCAGCTTTATCCAACAATGACTTGGGACAACAAGCTGTCCTACAAGCTATCACGTATTTGAAACAAGAAACGCTATTGCCAGATATGAGAAGATGAGTGAATCACTTGGAGACCACGGCTACTGATCACTCCGACACGATTACTACCCTGATACGCAAAGTTAACCAGATCAAGACAGAAATGCAGCAACTAAAGGACAAAAATGAAGATTTGGAAGTAATGTCTCGCAGATGCAATCTCCTGGTGACAGGCATGAAAAGAGTGCAGAGAGGACTGTAAACGCTCGGCCGACTTCATCCCGGATGCTCAAATAAGGCACTCAGTCTGGATAAACCTCTGCCGCTGGACTGGGCACATTGGACGCTGCACGAAATCAACCTGAGCTGATCAACCACCCAGAGCTTTTTCTCTGTCACATAGTACAAGGATAAACTTAAATCTAACTTCACAAAAGCCCTAGAGAAAGCCAAGCAAGATCTGGCGCACTGGTCAAATTGACTTCTATCTTTGGCGGGCAGGATCAACTCTATTAAAATGATCATCATgcccatttttatttttatacgTCTTCCAAACAGTTCCTGTCTTCATCccaaaataattttttaaagatttggaTAAAATAATTTCTTCTTATATATGTTACAAAACTACCCTTCACATACCTAAAACCTACCTGGAACGGCCTAATTTTctgtattataattattattattattgggcAGCTAATATTCACAAAATTATTCACTGGGTATCAACATTTAAAGTGGGGGACGGTCCTGTGTGGGCCCTAGTGGATGGGATCTCATGTCATCCAGTGTTTCCAGTTTCGTTAGTTAGTGTgcactcctctttctctgagcAAACTTTATTACACAGTCAACCTGATGGAAAATGCTCACTGAGAATATGGTCCCAGTTTAGACTGcacttaaaacacaaacaagttaAAGCTTGCATGCCTATTATACCCAatcctttgttttctccttcactCATAGACTCAACTTTTCCTGTTTGGGCTTGGGTGGGTTTGAAATCTATAGGAAATATATTTCAGCTTTTGCCCCTTTTGAGCATTCAGGAAGAATGCACAAAATCCCTCAGTCACACATTTTCAATTACCCTCATATTTCACATGTCAACATTTCCCATTTTTCTCATCCCTCCTGCCATCATTCCATATTAGAGAATGACTGGATCCAAAAGGGTGGCGGGAGCTTCCTTAGAGATAGGATGAggagctctgtctctgtccctgtctgGATACTCCACGGCCTGCTGCAGTTTAAAGTCTTTCACCATTTACACCTCTGTAGAAGCAGACTAATCAAGCTGTACCCAGACGTCGACCCAACATGTGTAAGATGCCATCAAGTCCCTGCCACACATTTGAGTCATGTCTAATGCTGGGgtcattattattttccatCTTTAGGATATATCTCTTATATGTGGAAAGAAAATCACCTTATTAGTATTTTCGGGACTGGCATATCCTTTGCTAACTCCCAAACGGAGGCAGTGGCCTTCTCGTCCCTCCTAGCCTGACACCTTGTCCTCCTTTAATGGAAATCGACAGCACCCCATCCCACACACAGTGGGTGAGAGACATAATGTCTCACCTTTAACTGGAAAGGCTAAAATACATAACACATGGCTCCATTAAGAATTTTGACAACATTTCTGAGATTTTTTGAGAAAGACTTTGCCTCCAGCAACCTGGGGTAACccctacctccctccctctgtatTATTGTCTTTGTCATCACATGTAATTGTTATCTGTTTGTTAAAATTTCaagaaaaaagtttaaataactCAAGGGGGGTAAAAAAGAAACTTTCAGCTTTACATGTCCTTCAAGTCTTTGTGacttactcctcctcctctgcttaaCCTGGCATGTGCTCTCCACTGTATGGCAAAAGTGcaactaataataatgaccGAACCTTCTCTGTAATTCCAGAACATTAGATAGGCTATGAATTATAGACaggattttatatttataaaataacaacagaacatttttaacacttaattattattgtttttaactgaaaatcTGTTAAGGAACTGACTCTGACACTCCACCAATTCAATCACATGTCTCTTCTAATTATGACTGGTACTTCTTTGATTCGTTGACTGCAGtttcaaacaaatacatgaaatcTTATTGCGTCGTTATTGACATGACCCAGGATGACCTGGGCATCTTCTAATTCCAATTCCTTTCTGAGTAGGTCACTTgtacaaacagcaacaacatctaCAGACAGCATGAGTCTTGGTACTGTGGTAATTAATGTTTTTTGCACTGGTCAatctggtcaatttccttaacacccatatttattccatatttattatctgtatttaaaatctacatttaaaaaaacaataaactaaacaaaaaacgccgttaattttgcactacatcatgtaaatatgtatatacagtatgtctatttcttccctaATTTTATTGCCTATGAtacgtttctgtttttgtaagattatgtgacaaacaaatttccccgtctgcgtGACTTCTACgggatttctgattctgattctgatatttttCCACTCAGTTTTTATGGGAGTTAATACAGCAGTTGGTCAGTGCTCCTGTCACTTAAAACCCCACTACGCAAAAGGTTTCTGTCCGATTGCTGCCAGAGGCACATTGTTGTGACCATATCTTCCTACATGCTGAAGCTTAAATTATGCAGGTAGAGTGAACACTGGGAATGAGAGCAACTTCAAGACAAGGTTTTCGGGGTGCTCCCCTGTCACTTGACTCCTCTACCATTCTGACCTATAAAAACCAGTGTGAAAATCTGAAACTGgctgaaaaacaatgaatatttgAACTGTGGCTGTGCTTAACTTatgaataatgtgaaaaaaattatttcatatGAGAACGTCATAATCTTTGTcactgttttaaagtttgaaagaCTGGGAAGAGTTTGAAAATGAGTGGGAAGTGATTTCTAATCGTCCTCCATCATAACTAAGATATGGCCGAGCTTCAAAGCAAgttgaatattttgaaaagatgaaTAATGGCTTATAATAATAGCAATAAAGCTTGAATGGAGTTTCTGGAAGCGTGAATGACTTTTAAGTTTTGGAAAAGTGTCAGTGTGAGATTTTTAAACattctgtcctcctgcctgaaATTGTTTGAATGGCGTGAATACAATGACAAATGTGGAAGGAGtagcaaaccaaaaaaaacaaaaaacagaagaataaaaagGCTGTAAGTTGTGTGTGCTTTCAGCAATTTGTACGTTCTGTTCCTGCAGTTTTTGCTGGttaacataattacattttgcatCACGTTCTCTGACATAAACTGATCAATCGCATACCTACTGAGTGAAAgtgtcttctgtcttttttctcttcagtgCCATGCCAGAGAACCCCATGTGTCGTATCTGTCATGACAGCGGAGCCCAGGAGGAACTGCTGTCCCCCTGTGAATGTTGCGGGACCCTGGCCACCATCCACCGCAGCTGTCTGGAGCACTGGCTGTCTGCCTCAGGAACCAGCTTCTGTGAGCTCTGCCACTACCAGTTCACTGTGCAGAGGAAGTCCAGGTCACTGCTTGAGGTACAGGATAGTAAGGAAAGCCACAGTATGGCACAGATTCAGTTCAGCATCACATTTGATCTACAACCTGACTGTGCTGTAATTCTATTTGGTGGTGTAGTGGATGCAGAACCCAAGTCTTCGTCAGGAGAAGCGTACCCTGTTTGGTGACATGGTCTGTTTCCTGCTCATCACCCCTTTGGCCACCATCTCTGGCTGGCTCTGCCTTCGTGGTGCCATAGATCACCTTCATTTTGCCAGCCGGCTGGAGGCCGTGGGGCTTATCTCACTTACAGTTGCCCTCTTCACCATTTACCTTTTCTGGACTCTGGTTAGTGTTATGAGTTGTGATGTTATCCACTGTTTATAAGCTTACTCACAGGTATAGATTGATCGATTCTTATTATGTCAGAGGTTCATAAAGACTGTTTCACATCATCCATTTCAATCTTAATCTCTAGACACACCCCAACAGTGAATATAGACACTACattacagaaacaacacagcTAGAGGTCCGTTCCGTTCCattttgttccattttgttttctttccgcttatccgtgagggtcgcgggatgttaCTGCTTTTTCCCCCTCAGGGGTTGCGGGGCTtctggggccaaatccagttcactCAGTGGGCgaaggccagggtacaccctggatcGCTAGCTCAgcgcaggacccttactgatggcagtggctgccacacaaggtgccagctgcacatcaggagcaactttgggggtcagtatcttgctcaaggatacttcgacatgtagctcagttggtagagctggtggactagTAATTGGAAGCTCGCTGGTTCGAATCCTGCCTCCCCAGGGCAAGACTGAGTAAGAGTAAGTGGcaatcataattttttttttttttgagatcgAAACAGAAGAGTttgcaactgaaaaaaaaatgagtgaacatatttcttcaacttcaatcaaaactaatgtttgtaagtaaaaacatatgaccattttgcttataaatcagtcctctttgctttcaagttaaaaacctttgcttgcaaatcagtcctctttgctttcaaGTTCTAAAGTTTTGCTTGTAATTTCAACTGCACTTGATGGGCGGGGCCTACGCTGTTTGATGAGAGAAGAGTttctgttggttggtttgaccTGGCTCCAGCACCAGCTACATCT
It includes:
- the LOC119029733 gene encoding E3 ubiquitin-protein ligase MARCHF3-like isoform X1; amino-acid sequence: MEESSVSSTEKHQCYSQVSTKLDGQLISPGLDVYTKQHAMPENPMCRICHDSGAQEELLSPCECCGTLATIHRSCLEHWLSASGTSFCELCHYQFTVQRKSRSLLEWMQNPSLRQEKRTLFGDMVCFLLITPLATISGWLCLRGAIDHLHFASRLEAVGLISLTVALFTIYLFWTLVSLRYHCRLYNEWRQSSQRVVLLLPRSHSETSVLHSLHGGQRWKQPSKESIV
- the LOC119029733 gene encoding E3 ubiquitin-protein ligase MARCHF3-like isoform X2; the encoded protein is MCTPNSSSAMPENPMCRICHDSGAQEELLSPCECCGTLATIHRSCLEHWLSASGTSFCELCHYQFTVQRKSRSLLEWMQNPSLRQEKRTLFGDMVCFLLITPLATISGWLCLRGAIDHLHFASRLEAVGLISLTVALFTIYLFWTLVSLRYHCRLYNEWRQSSQRVVLLLPRSHSETSVLHSLHGGQRWKQPSKESIV